The following nucleotide sequence is from Ignavibacteriales bacterium.
GAATTTAACTGGTGAAGTGATAGCTCGGATAGAGAAAGCCGGATTCAAAATTCTTGGAATGAAGAAGCTTAAACTGACTAAAGAAACTGCAGGCGGATTTTATGCGGTGCATAAAGGTAAACCTTTTTATGACGGACTTGTAGAATTTATGAGTTCAGGACCATGCGTCCCGATCGCTCTGGAAAAGGAGAACGCTATTGCCGATTATCGCACTTTGATTGGAGCAACAGATCCGAAAGATGCTGCACCGGGAACTATTAGAAAACTTTATGCCGATAATAAAGGTGAAAATATTGTCCACGGTTCTGATTCAGTTGAAAATGGTAAGATCGAAATTGGTTATTTCTTTTCTGAAAAAGAAATTATTGAACTTAATTAAAATATCAAGATGTTTTTATCAAAGCCGATTCATGTACAGGATCGGCTTTTTTATTCTCCCGCATTTTCTATACAATGGTGAGCAAGCTTATCTGCCCGTTCATTGAGCTTGTTCCCCGAGTGCCCGGTTACCTTGTGAAAATCCACCTCATGTTTTTTCAATAGTTCTAATAATCTCATCCATAGATCCTGATTTTCAACCGGTTTTTTCTTAGCATTTTTCCATCCGTTTTTCAGCCATGATTCGTACCAGCGTTCATTCATGCAATTCACTAAGTAGGCACTGTCTGAGTAGATGCTTATTTTAACCTCTTCCTTTTTTATCGCTTCCAGCGCTTTAATGCAAGCTGTAATCTCCATTCTCTGATTCGAAGTATTTTTTTCGCCTCCGTAAATTTCTTTAGTGAGGTCACCAAAATTTAAGACAGCCCCCCAGCCGCCGGCGTTTTTAGAAAATTGATTCCCTGAACAGGCACCATCGCAATAGATAATTATCTTTTTATTCATTTTAATTGAGTTCTTTGTCTTTGGACTTCATATAGAAAAATTGCACTTGCACTTGAAACATTCAGTGAGTCGGTATTATTCTCCATGGGAATTGATATCAGTTCATCCGATATATTTATTATATTGTCGGAAATACCGTACCCCTCATTTCCTAAAATGATGCAAATGTCTTTGCCGAAATCAGCCGAATTAATGTTTGAGCTATTTGTCAAGTGTGCTGAAATAATTTTAACGGAATAATCTTTCTTTAAACTAAGTAAATCATCTCGAAGATTTGTTGAATGATAAATCGGTAATGCAAAGACACTCCCCATAGAATTTCTAACAGCTCTGCGTAAATATGGACTGCTTGAGTTCTTACCGATCAAAATTGCACCGACGCCTAAACCCGCACAATTTCTAACAACGACTCCGACATTTTCAGCGTGGACGAGTCCATCCAACGCAACAAAAAAATAAGGTCGATTCAACTTCTGAACGATACTGTCTAAACTATTTTGCTTCGGTGTTTCTGCAACTGCCATAATCCCTTGATGCAGGTTAAATCCAACAATCGTTTCAAGCACCGATTTATCAGCGATGAAAATATCAAATTGTTTTTTTTCAAACAGACCTTCAGTTTCTAATTTTGAATACCAGTCGTGTGTTAAAAGCATCGAACGGATAAGCAGGGAGGAAGCCAGAAGACGGTGGACAACTTTCTCACCCTCAGCCACAAAGATCCCTTGTTGGAGGTGCTCAACAGGTCTCCTCAGCGTTAAGTATGGTTCTAGACCCGTTTGACCTAGTGATTCTATGTTGATGATATTCAATTTATTATTCCTAAAATTGCTTCAATTTAACAAAAAATGCGGTGGTTTAAAAATATTTTAAAAAATATCTTGACATTTGAATTCAGAAGTGTTATATTAAAACGTACAAAACGAATATAACACATATAATGAATATTACACCAAATACAGTTTTATCAACGCAGGAATTGGCAATCTTACTTAACGTCACTGAAACAACCGTAAAAAGGTGGGCGGATGTCGGACAGATCAAGTGTACCAAAACACTTGGTGGACACCGGAAATTTAATATTTCCGATGTAATAAGTTTTGCTGAAAAAAATGGATATACTCTTCTCGGGTTGCTTCCACCGCCGATGGATAATGAACAGATGGAGCAATTGCAGTTTGCAGTAATGACAAAAAATTATTCTAAAATATCTGAAGTATTTTTACAGGAAGCATTACAGGGTGATCGCGAAGGTTTAGTAACATTATTGTTGTATCTAATCAGACACCAGATAGGATTTCCAACAATAACCGATGAAATTATTCGCTCGGCACTTGTTAAGATCGGAGATATGTGGGAAAAGGGAGATATCGATATCAATCAGGAACATAGAGCATCACATGCAGTTTCTGAAGCGATGATCAGAATTTTACCAAGTTTGTATAGAAAACCTTCGAACGGGTTATCAATTCTTTGCGCATGTCCGGAAGGTGAATATCATGAAATCGGTTTAAAAGGTCTTGCGTATTCTTTTGAAACCGAAGGATGGAAGGTGCATTACATCGGTGCGAATACTCCGTCGAGCAGTTTAATATCGTTTATAAAGAGATATAAACCTGAACTGGTTGCGTTATCGTTTACGATTGTTAAGGATAAAAAGAAATTGTTCGGCGAATTTGGAATTATCTCAAAACATATTCACTCGTACGGGGGAAAATTTATTGCAGGAGGATTTTATTCGGGAAATTATACCGAAAAAGAAATCCATTGTGATCAAATAATTTTATCTTCAACAGAAGCAATTGCTTATGCAAGGGATGTATTTAATTTACAACCTGGACCAAAGAAGGGCGCGAAAAGTAGTAAAAATAATTAACTCAAATAAAAACAGAAAACTAAAATAAGGAAAATAATAAAATGAAAACAACAGATATTATAGCCTCGGTATTATTAATAGTGGGCGGACTTAACTGGGGAATGGTGGGCCTGTTAAATTTTAATATTGTCACCGCAATTTTCGGTTCGGTGAGCATAATGAGCACAATAGTATATTTACTTGTTGCAATTTCCGCCATCTATCTGGCGATGGTGCTTGGTTCGCTGCAACGCCGACCACAAACAGCAAATATTAAATAAAACAAAACCAATAACAATAAAATATAAGGAAAAATAAAAATGAAAAAATCATTAATAATCTTTGCATTAGCATTAACAACAATATCATCATCACTGTATGCGGCAGATCCAAAGCCAGGTCAATTCGGGCTCGGTTGGTACTCAGCCTCTGCTCCAATAGGCGGCAGAGTATGGGTTAACGAAATGGTTGGCGTAGATATCGGTCTCGGTTTTGCAGACAAAAATGCACTTCAAAGTGATAAGTCGAGATTTCATATCAACGTCGGCGTCCCGGTGAATGTTGTAAGAACCGAGAAAGTGAATTTCTTCATCCGTCCCGGTATTGAATTTCAAACCAATTCACGTATGGTTGGTAACGAAGTAAAGGGAACAACTATCATAAGTGCCGACTTAGGTGCCGAGTGGTTTGTTACCGATCAATTTTCTCTGAGCGTTGGTCATGGCTTACAATTGGAGCAAGTGACCGTAGCTAGGGAAGATAAATGGGGTATAACCGGTCTCAGGGCACTTGGATTCAATAATCTCGGTTTCCACTTTTACTTTAATTAATTAATCATTCATTCATGTTTTATCAGCCCCCGATATTCATAATTGAGAGCGGGGGCTGATACTTTTAATAGAATGATAAGTCGAATAAAATGACAGATCCTAGGCGGATAAAAATACTCAATGACCGTCAATATCTATCCGGTTCAGTGGTCTATTGGATCAGCCGTGATCAGAGGGTTGGTGATAACTGGGCAATTACTTTTGCTCAAGAATTGGCGTTGCAACATCTTGTACCTCTAATTGTCGTTTTCAACCTCCTCCCGGAATTTCTCGGTGCAACGATACGGCAATATGATTTTATGCTTCGTGGGTTTCAAGAATTGGAAAACAAATTACGGAAATATGAGATACCTTTTAATCTTCTTATCGGGTCTCCCGATAAAACTATTCCGAAATTTATTTCCCGACATAAAGTTGGTATATTAGTAACCGATTTTTCTCCATTACGCATTTCTCGTGTTTGGAAAGAACAAGTTGCCAATTCTGTCTCCATCCCTTTTTATGAAGTTGACACACATAATATTGTGCCATGCTGGAATGCGTCGCCTAAGATGGAATATGGTGCGTATACTTTTCGTCCCAAAATCCAGAGATTGCTTCCCGAATTCTTAGATCAATTTCCATCGTTAAAAAAACATCCTTTTTCATTAAAGGATGTCTTCCACCTGACAGATTGGAATAAAGCATACCAATCATTGCACGTGGATAAATCTGTATCGATTATCGATTGGTTGATCCCCGGTGAGAAAGCAGCCCTAAAAATTCTGGAACGATTTATTGAAAAAAGATTCAAGCATTATGAGGCAGGAAGGAACGATCCAAATGCTGATGTTCAATCTGATCTTTCCCCATACCTTCATTTCGGACAAATAGCTGCTCAGCGTGTTGCATATGAGATAAACCGGTTTGGTCACCCGCTGAAATCTGTTGAGGCGTTTCTTGAAGAACTAATCGTGCGCAAAGAACTCTCAGATAATTTTTGCTTTTACAATCCTAATTATGATTCA
It contains:
- the ndk gene encoding nucleoside-diphosphate kinase: MERTLAILKPDCVRKNLTGEVIARIEKAGFKILGMKKLKLTKETAGGFYAVHKGKPFYDGLVEFMSSGPCVPIALEKENAIADYRTLIGATDPKDAAPGTIRKLYADNKGENIVHGSDSVENGKIEIGYFFSEKEIIELN
- a CDS encoding DUF378 domain-containing protein — protein: MKTTDIIASVLLIVGGLNWGMVGLLNFNIVTAIFGSVSIMSTIVYLLVAISAIYLAMVLGSLQRRPQTANIK
- a CDS encoding cobalamin B12-binding domain-containing protein — encoded protein: MNITPNTVLSTQELAILLNVTETTVKRWADVGQIKCTKTLGGHRKFNISDVISFAEKNGYTLLGLLPPPMDNEQMEQLQFAVMTKNYSKISEVFLQEALQGDREGLVTLLLYLIRHQIGFPTITDEIIRSALVKIGDMWEKGDIDINQEHRASHAVSEAMIRILPSLYRKPSNGLSILCACPEGEYHEIGLKGLAYSFETEGWKVHYIGANTPSSSLISFIKRYKPELVALSFTIVKDKKKLFGEFGIISKHIHSYGGKFIAGGFYSGNYTEKEIHCDQIILSSTEAIAYARDVFNLQPGPKKGAKSSKNN
- a CDS encoding deoxyribodipyrimidine photo-lyase, whose product is MTDPRRIKILNDRQYLSGSVVYWISRDQRVGDNWAITFAQELALQHLVPLIVVFNLLPEFLGATIRQYDFMLRGFQELENKLRKYEIPFNLLIGSPDKTIPKFISRHKVGILVTDFSPLRISRVWKEQVANSVSIPFYEVDTHNIVPCWNASPKMEYGAYTFRPKIQRLLPEFLDQFPSLKKHPFSLKDVFHLTDWNKAYQSLHVDKSVSIIDWLIPGEKAALKILERFIEKRFKHYEAGRNDPNADVQSDLSPYLHFGQIAAQRVAYEINRFGHPLKSVEAFLEELIVRKELSDNFCFYNPNYDSMKGFPEWSRKSLQQHEKDTRNIIYTKQQFERGGTHDALWNAAQMELVQIGKMHGYMRMYWAKKILEWSKTPADAFATAVYLNDKYELDGRDPNGYAGIAWSIGGTHDRAWGERKIFGKVRYMNQSGCKRKFDTDLYIKKNKNSK
- the rnhA gene encoding ribonuclease HI, giving the protein MNKKIIIYCDGACSGNQFSKNAGGWGAVLNFGDLTKEIYGGEKNTSNQRMEITACIKALEAIKKEEVKISIYSDSAYLVNCMNERWYESWLKNGWKNAKKKPVENQDLWMRLLELLKKHEVDFHKVTGHSGNKLNERADKLAHHCIENAGE
- a CDS encoding RNA methyltransferase, which gives rise to MNIINIESLGQTGLEPYLTLRRPVEHLQQGIFVAEGEKVVHRLLASSLLIRSMLLTHDWYSKLETEGLFEKKQFDIFIADKSVLETIVGFNLHQGIMAVAETPKQNSLDSIVQKLNRPYFFVALDGLVHAENVGVVVRNCAGLGVGAILIGKNSSSPYLRRAVRNSMGSVFALPIYHSTNLRDDLLSLKKDYSVKIISAHLTNSSNINSADFGKDICIILGNEGYGISDNIINISDELISIPMENNTDSLNVSSASAIFLYEVQRQRTQLK